In Hyphomicrobium denitrificans 1NES1, one DNA window encodes the following:
- a CDS encoding CDP-alcohol phosphatidyltransferase family protein, whose translation MSIPNLITLGRVILVPVVFWLLLSGELQPAFLAFVIAGISDAVDGFLAKRFGWETELGAYLDPLADKLLIVCIFIALGVTGRLPSWLVILVVSRDVLIVIAVVLSWLLDHPTPMKPLAVSKMNTVVQIVLAGTVLADEAFLLNLRGPVQLLILLTAATTVASLAAYLRIWLRHMTYSETTDPKT comes from the coding sequence GTGAGCATACCTAATCTTATTACGCTTGGTCGGGTGATCCTCGTGCCTGTCGTTTTCTGGCTGCTGCTCTCGGGAGAGTTGCAGCCGGCATTTCTCGCGTTTGTCATCGCTGGAATTTCCGATGCCGTCGACGGGTTTTTAGCCAAGCGTTTCGGCTGGGAAACCGAACTCGGAGCTTACCTCGATCCCCTTGCTGACAAGCTGCTGATCGTTTGCATATTCATCGCCCTGGGTGTCACCGGACGGTTGCCGTCATGGCTCGTCATTCTCGTGGTCTCCCGCGACGTTCTGATCGTCATTGCCGTGGTTCTGTCATGGCTGCTCGATCATCCGACCCCGATGAAGCCGCTGGCCGTCAGTAAGATGAACACTGTCGTACAGATCGTTCTCGCCGGCACTGTGCTGGCCGACGAAGCTTTTCTTTTGAACCTCCGCGGACCGGTCCAGCTATTGATCCTGCTCACGGCGGCAACAACGGTCGCCTCGCTCGCGGCCTATCTGCGGATCTGGCTGCGGCACATGACGTATTCTGAAACGACAGATCCCAAGACCTAA
- a CDS encoding AI-2E family transporter, producing MQIERHALFWIVTAVVFAYLAQLLAPVLLPFVIGLVLAYFFNPVVDLLRGVGLPRWMSSILLLGLVAFLIVLALLFLVPILVQQAADLVEAAPRQIDRIKLMVEASARDYLGPRYPQAENTVRSALDAFASSMPSLLAGVAQSIWNQGAAAFNFVSFVLITPIVFFYTLKDWPKIIAKVDSWLPRDNADQLRALAVEINQRISAFIRGQGAVCLILALFYAVALSLAGLEYGLLVGLFTGFAAFIPVVGWTLGTFTAVGLAVLQFWPDTLPILIVLAVMLVGQALESAVLSPNIIGAEVGLHPVWLIFALLTFSYLFGFLGLLVAVPVSAAIGVLVRFALKTYLASSVYKGRDSAEA from the coding sequence ATGCAGATCGAGCGGCATGCCCTGTTCTGGATCGTGACGGCCGTCGTGTTTGCTTACCTCGCACAATTGCTCGCGCCGGTTCTGTTGCCGTTCGTGATTGGTCTCGTGCTCGCCTACTTCTTCAATCCCGTCGTTGACCTGCTCCGTGGTGTCGGACTTCCGCGCTGGATGTCCTCTATTCTCCTTCTTGGATTGGTGGCGTTTTTGATCGTCCTCGCTTTGCTCTTCCTCGTTCCGATTCTCGTGCAGCAGGCAGCAGACCTTGTCGAAGCGGCCCCCCGGCAGATCGATCGTATCAAGCTGATGGTCGAGGCGAGCGCCCGCGACTACCTGGGGCCACGCTATCCGCAGGCGGAAAATACAGTGCGCTCCGCGCTGGATGCATTTGCCTCCTCGATGCCATCACTGTTGGCTGGCGTCGCACAGAGCATCTGGAACCAGGGTGCGGCCGCTTTCAATTTCGTCTCGTTCGTTCTGATTACGCCGATCGTCTTTTTTTATACGCTGAAGGATTGGCCGAAGATCATCGCCAAGGTCGACTCGTGGCTGCCGCGGGATAACGCCGACCAATTGCGCGCGCTCGCGGTCGAAATCAACCAGCGTATATCCGCCTTCATTCGCGGACAGGGCGCCGTATGTCTTATCCTTGCGTTGTTCTATGCGGTGGCGTTGAGCTTGGCCGGGCTTGAATACGGGCTGCTCGTCGGATTGTTCACCGGGTTCGCGGCGTTCATTCCGGTCGTCGGCTGGACGCTCGGTACGTTCACGGCGGTCGGTCTTGCCGTCCTGCAGTTCTGGCCCGACACCCTGCCGATTCTGATCGTCCTGGCCGTCATGCTTGTCGGCCAGGCGCTCGAGTCGGCCGTTCTGTCGCCCAACATCATCGGCGCAGAGGTCGGCTTACATCCGGTCTGGCTGATCTTTGCGTTGCTGACCTTCAGCTATCTGTTCGGATTTCTGGGGCTTCTCGTCGCCGTGCCGGTTTCTGCCGCAATCGGCGTGCTCGTACGCTTCGCGCTCAAAACGTATCTTGCGTCTTCGGTCTACAAAGGCCGCGACAGCGCTGAAGCATAA
- a CDS encoding DinB family protein, which translates to MISAAYVQTMARYNTWQNLNVYDAAANLSDAQRKENRGAFFGSIHATLNHILWADQMWLMRFGAAPQPVARTIPEGLVQFEEWNALARERQRFDAHIQGWADGLDASALTGDLKWFSGSAGREVSASRALLVVHLFNHQTHHRGQVNALLTGFGINPGITDLPFGPVVSVG; encoded by the coding sequence ATGATTTCCGCTGCTTATGTTCAGACGATGGCCCGCTATAACACGTGGCAGAATCTGAACGTCTACGACGCGGCGGCGAACCTGAGCGATGCACAGCGGAAGGAAAATCGGGGAGCGTTTTTCGGGTCGATCCATGCCACGCTGAACCACATCCTGTGGGCCGATCAGATGTGGCTGATGCGCTTTGGCGCTGCTCCGCAGCCTGTCGCGCGAACGATACCTGAGGGGTTGGTACAATTCGAGGAGTGGAACGCGCTCGCCCGCGAGCGCCAACGCTTCGACGCTCATATCCAAGGCTGGGCCGACGGTCTCGATGCCTCGGCGCTCACGGGCGATCTTAAATGGTTTTCAGGGAGTGCGGGGCGGGAGGTGAGCGCATCGAGGGCGTTGCTCGTCGTCCATCTCTTCAATCATCAGACGCATCATCGAGGTCAGGTGAACGCGCTGTTGACCGGTTTTGGTATCAATCCAGGCATCACCGATCTTCCGTTCGGTCCCGTTGTCTCTGTCGGCTGA
- a CDS encoding DUF2066 domain-containing protein, which translates to MRAGLYLAIALTFLAIASALTGRAALAAGSDAAYTVANYPVEASADNAVAAKQQALADGQQASFRSLLKRIVPVTAYKQLTRISGVKAADLISGVTVRSERNSATAYIASLDFAFQPDGVRSILSRQGIPFVDEQAAPVTVVTASLQGDPATATNDTGIWRRAWTGLDLDHTITPVKIADLKPDIHSGTVASLLAGDDAGLRALNEAYGTKLIIMAVAEPDLAAKKMTVTLAGRDTVGTILLKRTYRISDGDLDYASQLAAVVALGVLEGRWKELKSEDNRQIAGDVPVWEASTGGAGEDVTFVAQFSSPGQWDQIRTQLLDTPGIDGLNILSVSDHDANITLKFAGGIRGLANTLGARGLRFVNTETGWVLRPSY; encoded by the coding sequence GTGCGCGCCGGTCTCTACTTGGCAATTGCTTTAACCTTCTTGGCAATCGCTTCGGCTTTGACTGGCCGGGCTGCACTCGCAGCCGGTTCCGATGCGGCTTATACGGTCGCCAACTATCCTGTCGAGGCATCGGCCGACAATGCCGTGGCTGCCAAGCAGCAGGCGCTTGCCGACGGCCAGCAGGCATCCTTCCGCTCACTCCTGAAGCGCATCGTGCCGGTGACTGCCTACAAGCAACTCACGCGCATTTCCGGTGTGAAGGCTGCAGACCTCATATCCGGCGTTACCGTGCGTTCGGAGCGCAACTCGGCGACGGCTTATATCGCGAGCCTCGATTTCGCATTTCAGCCGGATGGCGTGCGTTCGATTCTGTCGCGCCAGGGCATCCCTTTTGTCGACGAGCAGGCCGCGCCGGTAACGGTCGTAACGGCGTCGCTTCAAGGCGACCCTGCAACCGCAACTAACGACACAGGTATCTGGCGCCGTGCATGGACCGGGCTCGATCTCGATCACACGATCACGCCAGTCAAGATCGCCGACCTGAAGCCTGATATTCATTCCGGTACTGTTGCGAGCCTTCTTGCTGGCGATGATGCAGGCCTGCGCGCGTTGAACGAAGCCTACGGTACCAAGCTGATCATCATGGCCGTCGCTGAGCCTGACCTTGCAGCCAAGAAGATGACTGTGACGCTGGCAGGCCGCGATACGGTGGGCACGATCCTGTTGAAGCGCACCTATCGAATTTCGGACGGCGATCTGGATTATGCATCGCAACTCGCAGCAGTCGTGGCGCTCGGTGTGCTCGAAGGCCGGTGGAAGGAGTTGAAGTCCGAGGATAATCGCCAGATCGCTGGCGACGTCCCGGTCTGGGAAGCCTCGACTGGTGGCGCCGGCGAGGACGTGACGTTCGTGGCCCAGTTCTCCAGCCCCGGACAATGGGATCAGATTCGCACGCAATTACTCGATACGCCCGGCATCGATGGCCTCAACATCCTGTCCGTGTCGGACCACGATGCTAACATCACTTTGAAATTTGCTGGCGGGATTCGTGGTCTCGCAAACACGCTGGGCGCGCGCGGCCTCAGATTCGTAAATACAGAGACGGGTTGGGTCCTTAGGCCAAGTTATTGA
- a CDS encoding cytochrome P450: protein METTPSHTIGLGEESSIWFKLTPLLRGDPENPMRILMQMMDRYGSVLPVNMAHQRVVLISEPEYFKHVLVTKVDNYVKYFDGLKPIFGRSMITNDGVLWQKIRMPQQPAFHPDMFAEYIPYFLKAIESKMALWADLAKSGETVEMVEQTWTLAADMICKALFDRDMPFNPHVVFKCVKTYTDVMNHRDIRLRKQAGEVFEMSEENAAKAMQVWGSVPPAVIGADPREERERTLLKMIQAAVEDPSIPEFDAAQAIDELKQYLWAGTETTALTLAWALYETSRRPEAVERIRREGQEVYGDREPTAADYSGLAYTRAVIQETMRIYPPIWGLIRVAVGEDEIGGVKINPGDRVTLFAYAAHHNPKFWPEPETFQPERWMAGNAKKHVKYSYIPFGGGRRSCIGGAMSQVENTLALSRLLRRFRPEYVGADPVRLNATVTLTPKGGLPFKIRELS, encoded by the coding sequence ATGGAAACGACACCCAGCCACACCATTGGGCTTGGCGAGGAGTCGAGTATCTGGTTCAAGCTCACGCCATTGCTGCGGGGCGATCCGGAAAATCCCATGCGCATCCTCATGCAGATGATGGATCGCTATGGATCGGTTTTGCCGGTCAACATGGCGCACCAGCGCGTCGTTCTCATTTCCGAGCCCGAGTACTTCAAGCATGTGCTGGTTACGAAGGTCGACAATTACGTCAAATACTTCGACGGGCTGAAGCCGATCTTTGGCAGATCGATGATCACCAACGACGGCGTGCTCTGGCAGAAGATTCGCATGCCGCAGCAGCCGGCGTTCCATCCCGATATGTTTGCCGAGTACATCCCCTACTTCCTCAAGGCGATCGAGTCGAAAATGGCGCTTTGGGCCGATCTCGCGAAAAGCGGCGAGACGGTCGAAATGGTCGAGCAGACTTGGACGCTCGCAGCGGACATGATCTGCAAGGCGTTGTTCGACCGCGATATGCCGTTCAATCCTCATGTCGTGTTCAAGTGCGTGAAGACCTACACCGACGTGATGAACCATCGCGACATTCGCCTGCGTAAGCAGGCGGGCGAAGTTTTCGAGATGTCGGAAGAAAATGCAGCGAAAGCGATGCAGGTTTGGGGAAGCGTGCCTCCGGCCGTCATCGGCGCCGATCCTCGCGAGGAGCGCGAGCGTACGCTCCTGAAGATGATCCAGGCTGCCGTTGAAGATCCGTCAATTCCGGAATTCGACGCGGCGCAGGCGATTGACGAACTCAAGCAATATCTCTGGGCCGGCACTGAAACGACGGCCCTCACGCTAGCCTGGGCGCTTTACGAAACGTCGCGGCGCCCTGAGGCTGTCGAACGCATCCGCCGCGAGGGGCAAGAGGTTTATGGCGACCGCGAGCCGACTGCGGCAGATTACTCAGGTCTCGCGTATACGCGTGCCGTCATTCAGGAGACGATGCGGATCTATCCGCCGATCTGGGGCTTGATCCGTGTTGCTGTTGGCGAAGACGAGATCGGCGGCGTCAAGATCAATCCAGGTGATCGCGTCACGCTCTTCGCTTATGCCGCCCATCACAATCCGAAGTTCTGGCCTGAGCCGGAAACCTTTCAGCCTGAGCGCTGGATGGCGGGCAATGCGAAAAAGCACGTCAAATACAGCTACATCCCATTCGGCGGCGGCAGGCGGTCTTGCATCGGCGGCGCGATGAGCCAAGTGGAAAATACATTGGCTTTGTCGCGGCTGCTTCGACGGTTCCGGCCTGAATATGTTGGAGCCGACCCTGTGCGGCTCAATGCAACGGTAACGCTGACGCCGAAGGGCGGGCTGCCCTTCAAGATCCGAGAGCTGAGCTGA
- a CDS encoding DnaA ATPase domain-containing protein has product MPTMPEQLVFELPHRAAMGLEDFLVSDSNAAAVALIDRWPDWPISAAILVGPKGSGKTHLANVWQLRAAATAYSASSLARESVPAVASAGAVIIENIETLSDEAALFHLLNLVREQRLQVLLTTDTAPGDLKIALPDLHSRLKALPLASIEAPDDALLRAVLVKLFADRQLSVEPHIVDYVLVRMERSMLAAERFVAEADRQALVLQRRVTRTIAAGALDTLGY; this is encoded by the coding sequence ATGCCGACCATGCCGGAGCAACTCGTCTTCGAACTGCCGCATCGTGCCGCGATGGGGCTTGAGGACTTTCTCGTCTCGGACTCGAACGCGGCCGCGGTCGCGCTCATCGACAGGTGGCCGGATTGGCCCATCAGCGCGGCAATTCTCGTCGGACCGAAAGGCAGCGGCAAAACGCATCTCGCGAACGTCTGGCAACTGCGGGCTGCGGCTACGGCCTACAGCGCGTCTTCGCTGGCCCGTGAAAGCGTCCCGGCCGTCGCCTCGGCGGGAGCTGTCATAATCGAGAATATTGAGACGCTTTCCGACGAAGCGGCGTTATTCCACTTGCTCAATCTGGTTCGCGAGCAACGCCTGCAGGTCTTATTGACGACCGACACCGCGCCAGGCGACCTCAAGATTGCGCTCCCGGACCTTCATTCGCGGCTCAAGGCTCTGCCGCTGGCGTCGATCGAGGCGCCTGACGACGCTCTTCTACGGGCAGTTCTCGTCAAACTCTTTGCCGATCGGCAATTGAGCGTCGAACCCCATATTGTTGACTATGTTCTCGTTCGCATGGAACGCTCGATGTTGGCAGCGGAACGGTTCGTCGCCGAAGCGGATCGGCAGGCCCTCGTACTTCAGCGGCGCGTCACCCGGACGATTGCGGCCGGGGCGCTTGATACTCTCGGATACTAG
- the ndk gene encoding nucleoside-diphosphate kinase has product MAVERTFSIIKPDATRRNLTGKINAVIEAAGLRIVAQKRVRWTRAQAEKFYEEHKARPFYGELVDFMTSGPIVLQVLEGENAIAKYREVMGATDPKEAAEGTVRKLFAESKGANSTHGSDSPAAADREIALNFRLDEIVG; this is encoded by the coding sequence ATGGCCGTTGAACGCACGTTCTCTATCATTAAGCCGGACGCAACGCGCCGCAATCTTACCGGCAAGATCAATGCCGTAATCGAAGCCGCCGGCTTGCGCATCGTGGCTCAGAAGCGCGTGCGCTGGACCCGTGCGCAGGCCGAGAAATTCTATGAAGAACACAAGGCGCGGCCATTTTACGGCGAACTCGTGGATTTTATGACGTCCGGGCCTATCGTTTTGCAGGTTCTCGAAGGCGAGAACGCAATCGCAAAGTACCGCGAGGTTATGGGAGCCACCGATCCCAAGGAAGCCGCCGAGGGAACGGTTCGCAAGCTTTTCGCCGAATCGAAGGGTGCGAACTCGACCCATGGGTCCGACAGCCCTGCAGCCGCAGATCGCGAAATCGCGCTGAACTTCCGCCTCGACGAGATCGTCGGCTGA
- the purN gene encoding phosphoribosylglycinamide formyltransferase codes for MTLRKIRTAILISGRGSNMQALVEAAQAEDYPAEIVLIASNRPDAPGLEWANARGLPTLAVDHKNYATREAFEDAMQTALEAARTELVALAGFMRLMSPAFVERWRDRMINIHPSLLPSFKGLHTHERVLAAGVKITGCTVHFVRAEMDEGPIIGQAAVPVLSGDDPATLAARVLAAEHRLYPAALKLVASGRIRREGEKIVISQDINSSSPIYSPSL; via the coding sequence ATGACGCTCAGAAAAATTCGTACCGCCATTCTGATCTCGGGCCGCGGCTCGAACATGCAGGCGCTCGTCGAGGCCGCACAGGCCGAGGATTATCCCGCCGAAATCGTGCTGATCGCTTCCAATCGACCGGACGCGCCTGGCCTTGAATGGGCAAACGCTCGCGGACTACCGACCTTGGCGGTTGATCACAAGAATTATGCAACGCGGGAAGCATTCGAAGACGCCATGCAGACGGCGCTTGAGGCTGCCCGGACCGAGCTCGTTGCACTCGCAGGTTTCATGCGGTTGATGAGTCCGGCTTTTGTCGAGCGATGGAGAGACCGGATGATCAACATCCATCCTTCGCTCTTGCCGAGCTTCAAAGGGTTGCATACGCATGAACGCGTCTTGGCGGCGGGAGTGAAAATCACGGGCTGCACGGTCCATTTCGTCCGGGCGGAGATGGATGAGGGGCCGATCATCGGTCAGGCCGCCGTCCCCGTGCTGAGTGGTGACGATCCGGCCACACTCGCCGCGCGCGTCCTTGCCGCAGAGCACCGGCTTTACCCAGCAGCGTTAAAGCTTGTGGCTTCTGGACGTATTCGCCGCGAGGGCGAAAAAATTGTTATATCTCAAGATATTAATTCAAGCTCTCCGATTTATTCACCAAGTCTTTGA
- a CDS encoding methanol/ethanol family PQQ-dependent dehydrogenase gives MIGWRWGARAVAILALSTPALANQNVIQVSRDPANWAIQSGDYAGTRYSKLDQITTANVGDLKVAWTFSTGVLRGHEGAPLVIGNVMYVHTPFPNTVMALDLNDEQKIIWKYEPKQDPTVISVMCCDTVSRGVQYAEGKILLHTADTSLIALDAKTGKELWKVVDGDPKLGATGTGAPLIAKDKVIVGVSGGEFGVRCYLTAYDMNSGNKVWRAYSMGPDSDILVDPEKTTSLGKPVGENSSLNSWNGDQWKIGGGPTWGYMAYDPEFNLIYYGTGNPSTWNPVQRSGPDSKPIDQKWAMTMFARDVDTGVAKWVYQMTPFDQWDYDGINEPILADLEINGVMRKTATHFDRNGFGYTWDRVTGELLVAEKFDPTVNWASGIDMDKSSPTYGRPKLVEKYEPFKTGVDDATKGICPSSLGAKNQQPASYSKLTGLFYVPTNHVCMDYEPFKVRYTAGQPYVGATLTMYPAPDTPDLGNFIAWDGAKGKIVWSKPERFSVWSGALTTAGGVAFYGTLEGYFKAVDQKDGKELFKFKTPSGIVGNAMTYMRGGKQYVAVYSGVGGWAGIGLAAGLRDPEDGSGAVGGFASLSSYTSTGGSLTVFSLP, from the coding sequence ATGATCGGTTGGAGATGGGGTGCACGCGCGGTTGCAATACTGGCACTTTCGACGCCAGCACTCGCAAATCAGAATGTCATTCAAGTTTCACGCGATCCTGCAAATTGGGCCATTCAGTCCGGCGACTATGCCGGCACGCGATATTCCAAGCTCGATCAAATCACGACCGCCAACGTCGGCGACCTCAAGGTCGCCTGGACATTCTCGACCGGCGTGCTCCGTGGCCATGAGGGCGCCCCGCTCGTGATCGGCAATGTGATGTACGTTCACACGCCTTTCCCGAACACCGTGATGGCGCTCGATCTCAACGACGAGCAGAAGATCATCTGGAAGTACGAGCCGAAGCAGGACCCAACCGTCATCTCTGTGATGTGCTGCGATACCGTCAGTCGCGGCGTCCAATATGCCGAAGGCAAAATCCTGCTGCACACCGCCGACACATCGCTCATCGCGCTCGATGCGAAGACGGGCAAGGAATTGTGGAAGGTCGTTGACGGCGATCCGAAACTGGGCGCCACCGGAACGGGCGCCCCGCTTATCGCGAAGGACAAAGTCATTGTCGGCGTATCCGGTGGCGAGTTTGGCGTGCGCTGCTACCTCACGGCCTACGATATGAATTCGGGCAACAAGGTCTGGCGCGCCTATTCGATGGGGCCCGATTCCGACATCCTGGTCGATCCTGAGAAGACCACGTCGCTCGGCAAGCCAGTCGGCGAAAATTCATCGCTCAATAGCTGGAACGGCGATCAGTGGAAAATCGGCGGGGGACCGACATGGGGCTACATGGCCTACGATCCCGAATTCAATCTGATTTACTACGGCACCGGCAATCCTTCGACCTGGAATCCGGTGCAGCGTTCAGGTCCGGATAGCAAGCCTATCGATCAGAAATGGGCAATGACGATGTTTGCCCGCGATGTCGATACGGGCGTTGCGAAGTGGGTCTATCAGATGACGCCGTTCGACCAGTGGGACTACGACGGCATCAACGAGCCGATCCTTGCGGACCTCGAGATCAATGGCGTGATGCGCAAGACAGCCACGCATTTCGACCGCAACGGATTCGGCTACACCTGGGATCGTGTAACAGGCGAACTTCTTGTCGCGGAGAAATTCGATCCGACTGTCAACTGGGCGTCCGGAATCGACATGGACAAGTCGAGCCCAACGTATGGCCGGCCTAAGCTCGTCGAAAAATATGAGCCTTTCAAAACCGGCGTTGACGACGCCACCAAAGGCATTTGTCCATCTTCGCTCGGCGCCAAGAACCAGCAGCCTGCATCCTATTCGAAGCTGACCGGCCTGTTCTACGTGCCGACCAATCACGTCTGCATGGACTATGAGCCGTTCAAGGTCAGGTACACCGCTGGGCAGCCTTACGTGGGCGCGACGCTCACAATGTATCCGGCTCCGGATACGCCGGACCTCGGCAATTTCATCGCGTGGGATGGCGCGAAAGGTAAAATAGTCTGGTCGAAGCCCGAGCGCTTTTCGGTGTGGTCGGGCGCGCTGACGACCGCAGGCGGAGTGGCCTTTTACGGCACGCTCGAGGGCTATTTCAAAGCCGTCGATCAGAAGGACGGCAAGGAGCTGTTCAAATTCAAGACCCCGTCCGGCATCGTCGGCAACGCGATGACGTACATGCGCGGCGGCAAGCAGTACGTGGCGGTGTACTCGGGCGTTGGAGGTTGGGCAGGAATCGGTCTCGCAGCCGGACTGAGGGACCCCGAAGACGGCTCTGGCGCCGTCGGAGGATTTGCCAGCCTCTCGTCGTACACGAGCACCGGGGGCTCGCTCACCGTATTCTCGCTGCCTTAG
- the purM gene encoding phosphoribosylformylglycinamidine cyclo-ligase produces MSSTTDKSQKPMTYADAGVDIDAGNALVAAIKPLAKATSRAGADVDLGGFGGLFDLKRAGFRDPILVAANDGVGTKLKIAIDSGQHSTIGIDLVAMCVNDLVVQGAEPLFFLDYFAVGKLDTNVARDVIAGIADGCKQAGCALIGGETAEMPGMYKAGDYDLAGFSVGAVERGEILPRADIAPGDVLIGLKSSGVHSNGYSLVRKLAERAKIGWSAAAPFADGKTLAEALLAPTRIYVKPLLNAIRATGGSGPDGAIKALSHITGGGLSENLPRVMPTDAAARIDLSTFEAPGVFGWLAKEGHLNDAEILRTFNCGIGMIVVAAKVRADEVIAALKSAGEEPIVIGDIIPPTGEKSEAKGKGEAWAVKYDGRLRFG; encoded by the coding sequence ATGTCGTCGACCACAGATAAATCGCAGAAGCCGATGACCTACGCCGATGCCGGTGTCGACATCGATGCCGGCAACGCGCTTGTCGCCGCGATCAAACCGCTTGCCAAAGCCACGAGCCGGGCGGGCGCCGATGTCGACCTCGGAGGTTTCGGCGGCCTGTTCGATTTGAAGCGGGCCGGTTTTCGCGATCCGATTTTGGTTGCCGCCAACGATGGCGTCGGAACCAAGCTTAAGATCGCAATCGACAGCGGCCAGCATTCGACAATCGGCATCGATCTCGTTGCAATGTGCGTCAACGACCTCGTCGTGCAGGGCGCAGAGCCCTTATTCTTTCTTGATTACTTCGCGGTCGGGAAGCTCGACACAAACGTTGCGCGTGACGTGATTGCGGGAATTGCCGACGGTTGCAAGCAAGCAGGTTGCGCGCTGATCGGCGGCGAAACTGCCGAGATGCCGGGCATGTATAAGGCAGGCGACTATGACCTCGCGGGCTTCTCGGTCGGTGCGGTCGAGCGCGGCGAAATCCTGCCGCGTGCCGATATTGCGCCAGGCGACGTTCTGATCGGTCTCAAGTCATCCGGTGTTCATTCCAACGGCTATAGTCTCGTCCGCAAGCTCGCCGAACGCGCCAAGATCGGCTGGAGCGCCGCGGCGCCGTTCGCAGACGGCAAAACGCTCGCCGAAGCGCTGCTGGCGCCGACGCGCATCTACGTTAAACCGCTGCTCAACGCGATCCGCGCGACGGGCGGGTCAGGCCCAGATGGCGCAATCAAAGCTTTGTCTCACATCACCGGCGGCGGATTATCCGAAAATCTGCCGCGCGTCATGCCGACGGATGCTGCCGCACGCATCGACCTCTCGACCTTCGAGGCACCGGGCGTTTTCGGCTGGCTTGCAAAGGAAGGACATCTCAACGACGCAGAGATACTTCGTACATTCAACTGCGGCATCGGCATGATAGTCGTCGCCGCCAAGGTGCGCGCCGACGAAGTCATCGCGGCGCTCAAATCTGCTGGGGAAGAGCCCATCGTGATCGGGGATATCATTCCACCGACGGGCGAAAAATCAGAAGCCAAAGGCAAGGGCGAAGCCTGGGCCGTGAAGTACGACGGGCGGCTTCGGTTCGGCTGA
- a CDS encoding glycosyltransferase family 4 protein, whose translation MRILIATDAWRPQINGVVRTYENLRHALEASGHQVTVLSPSDFMTLPCPGYREIRLALPNMALISEHVLRSGIEHIHIATEGPIGWAARAICLRYGVRFTTSFHTRFPEYLEAYIGLPASISYRVQRRFHSRSIGTFVATPSLKSELERRGFERLMLWARGVDTALFRPMPAGANKRCAPTFLYVGRVSREKNVEAFLNLGLPGRKVVVGDGPLLPLLRTQYPTVDFKGAKTGDALAAEYSAADVFVFPSRTDTFGLVLLEAMAAGVPIAAHPVMGPIDIVTPGVTGILSDDLRVAALLALELDPLQVRAEAMKHDWSSVAEIFVDNIYRARGAARPLGRSVKTKGKSPQIKQSPKPVA comes from the coding sequence ATGCGCATTCTGATCGCTACCGACGCTTGGCGGCCGCAAATCAACGGCGTCGTCCGGACATATGAAAACCTGCGGCACGCGCTGGAAGCGTCAGGCCACCAGGTTACCGTCCTTTCGCCATCGGATTTCATGACACTGCCCTGTCCAGGGTATCGCGAAATCCGGCTGGCGCTGCCCAACATGGCGTTAATTTCCGAGCACGTTCTGCGAAGCGGCATCGAGCACATTCACATTGCGACGGAAGGGCCGATCGGGTGGGCGGCGCGAGCGATATGCTTGCGCTACGGCGTTCGCTTCACGACATCCTTTCACACGCGCTTTCCCGAGTATCTCGAAGCGTATATCGGCTTGCCTGCTTCCATCAGCTATCGCGTTCAACGACGCTTTCATAGCCGCAGCATCGGAACGTTCGTTGCAACGCCATCGCTCAAAAGCGAATTGGAGCGACGCGGCTTCGAACGCCTGATGCTTTGGGCTCGCGGCGTCGATACCGCTCTATTTCGTCCCATGCCTGCCGGAGCGAACAAGCGCTGCGCGCCGACGTTCCTTTACGTCGGACGGGTTTCGCGCGAAAAGAATGTCGAGGCATTCCTCAATCTCGGTCTGCCTGGAAGAAAAGTGGTCGTAGGCGACGGACCTTTGCTGCCTCTGCTGCGCACGCAATATCCAACCGTCGATTTCAAAGGCGCAAAGACGGGCGACGCGCTTGCGGCTGAATATTCGGCCGCGGACGTCTTTGTCTTTCCCAGCCGGACCGATACCTTCGGTCTCGTCCTGCTGGAAGCCATGGCGGCGGGCGTGCCGATCGCCGCACATCCCGTGATGGGACCGATCGACATCGTAACGCCGGGCGTCACCGGCATATTGTCCGACGATCTTCGAGTCGCGGCCTTGCTGGCGCTCGAACTCGATCCGCTCCAGGTTCGTGCCGAAGCGATGAAACACGATTGGTCGAGCGTCGCCGAAATTTTCGTCGACAATATTTATCGGGCGCGCGGAGCCGCAAGACCCTTGGGACGTTCGGTTAAAACCAAAGGTAAATCGCCCCAAATCAAACAGAGTCCGAAGCCGGTAGCTTAG